AGGGAGGGGTTCTGCTGTTTTGTAGTTGCTAGATATCTGCCTAATGACTCGTTCCTCCCAAATCCAGTTTTCCATAAATAAACTAGGTATTTCAAGTGCATCGGTCGGAACTCCATTGATGCCTGAAACTCCAGAATATTCTACATCAGTTAATAAATGATGCAGTGTGTGGCCGAATTCATGAAATAAATACCGTACATCTTCATGACTAAGCAGCGGGGGCTTATGTCCTTCGGCCGGATGAAAATTACACATAAGCAACACTACGGGTATTTGCCAACTTCCATCCTCTGCACGACAACGTGTGCGGTATTGCTCTATCCATGATGTATCACGCTTGTTTGGCCTTGAATATAGATCAAGGTAGAAGTATCCATGTAAATTTTTATTCTTACCATATATCCGAAATAGCCGAACATCAGGATACCAAACATCCGGGTTAGGAATCTCTTCAATACAAATGTCAAACAATTGATAGGAAAGATTGAATAAACCTGTTAAAACTTTATCAACAGGAAAGTAACACTTTAATAACTCTTCATTGTAGGAATATAATTTTTTCTTTAGCTTTTCTGTGTAGTATTCTATATCCCAAGGTTCTATCTTCATGATTCCATCTTGTTCTTTGGCAAAAAACTCTAGTCTAGATATTTCTTCTTTTGCTGCTGGAATGGATTTATTGGCAAGATCTAATAAAAATTTTTCTACCTCATTTGGTTGCTTGAGCATATTCATTGCAAGAGAACGTTGTGCAAAATTATCAAAACCCAAAATTTGAGCCATTTGTGACCGTATTAGAAGAATTTGATCTATGATTGCACCGTTATCAAATTTATTACCTTTCACGTCGTGCTCTGAGGCACGTGTGATATATGCCTTATAAAGATTTTCTCGTAATTGACGCGATTGAGCACACTGCAGTACTGTAAGGTAAGATGACTCTTCAAGCCCCAAAAGATAGCCTTGTTCTTTTTGAATATTAGCTTTATGTGCTGCCGCCTGGATGAATTCTGCTGGCAAACCCTCCAACTCGAAACTTTCAGCTACCATCAGATATCCATTGGCAGTAGCATTCTGCACATTTTGTTCAAATTGATTTTCTAACTCCAGCAGTTTTTGTTGTAATTCAATTAATATAGTTTTTTGGTTGTCAGGCAAATGAACTCCTGATAGATAAAAAACCTGCAAATAATTTTCTAAGACCTTAATTTGTGTTTGATTAAGAATATTTTCTTCTTTATTATTCAGTATTGATTCCATCGCCTGATAAAGATCAAGATTTTGTCCCAACGCTACGGCATATTCCGACAATTTAGATAAGCATCGCTGATAAGCATCCTGCAAATCTTTTGATGGGGATACTGAGATCATCTGTTGGATAGGTATCCATACTTCGCTCAAGCGCGTATCCATTATCTCCAGCGGTCTCATTAGAGTTTCCCAAGTATGAACATCCCTCTCTGTAAGGGCTTTTTTGAGATCATTGCGATTTAATGATAATATCTCATCCAATCTGCGCTCTAAATGTTCAGGCAAGAGTTCACTAAATTTTGGTAGTTCATGCTGCTTTAATAGAAGCTCCTCCATGGCTAATGTGCTCCGCACACTAAACACTCGGGATTTTTTTCCCAACTTTCCGCTTCTACTATTTGAACCGTATCAAAATCTACTGACATTAAACGACCTAATGCCTGCGGTCGGGAAATTTTGGTTGCGATTTTTAAAAACTCTGTGAGCATTAAGCCCGTCAGTAATGATACAAAATTGACCACTGCTGGCGCATCTGGTGAATCCTCTGCCGGCTCTAATTGCAATAGTTCGTGAGCCAAAGAATCTTTTTGTGCCACATTGCTTTTCCAGCATTCAATGCATCCAGTTTCACCTGGCGAAACTGTAGTATACAATGCTCGGTTAACATCAACCCCTCCATTAATGAAAATTACTTTATGCTTTACACAAGCAGCATTAAGCCAACCCAACATCTCCTTTTTAGGCTTATCTGCTACACAAATAGCAATTTCACAATCCTTGATAATTAATCCTATATCATGTTCAGAGGTAATTTTTTTATTTATAAAAGTAATATTATTGCTTGGAAGAAACTGATCAATACGTTTTTTTGCAGCTTCAGTCTTAGAGGTACCCAAATCAGTTTCATTATAAAGAATTTGACGATTTAAATTAGAAAGCTCTACCTTATCATAGTCAACAGCGCGGATGTTTTGAACTCCTATAGCGACTAAATCATAGAGAATATGAGAACCCAAACCACCTAGTCCGAAAAGGGCGACTTTAATAGTTTTTAATCGTAATTGATGAGCATACTTATTTTCATTTATCTTGCTGTAAAGACCGAAAAGCTCTATATTCCTACTCCATCGCTTAGCATCATAATCCGTAAGGGCTGCTGGCATACTCAAAAAAGCATCTTCCAATAAATAATTTTCATCAAAAACCCTAAGCGCCTCTTCGAGGTAATTAACTTCTTGAGGGTATTGATTTTTCAAGGTGCTTTTTATTAATTCCACACTTTTTTTACCATCAATAAGCTGACAAAGTGAGTAAATAAACCCCGAGGGATCTGCAATGGCTTTAGCTTTTCCAGCGGCTTTAAAATAAAGTTGCTCATTAAAGCGATGGTATTGGACAATCGGTTTAAATTTTGGTATATAAACATGAGTCATGAGGCTTTTCTCCGCCTTGTCATTTTTAGTAAAAAGGCGCCACACAAAGTTAGTGGCTTTGTATGGCGCTGTATTGCCGATTAGCCTCGGGCAACAAGACCAGCATTGCTGGTGGACACGCTCTTCATAGTGAAGTTCATGGCTTTTCTCCTTTAGTTAAAGTTAGTAAAATGACACGCAGTTTGTATCGTAAAGCGTGCCTGAAACCCCATGTTTTTTGAAAAATATGGGGTTTCAGTCATGCTCTACCGAAATCTAGAGTATAAATCCTCATAACGTGAATTAGCGTAATTAGTCGAGGTTAACATCCAAAAATTTCCCGTTTTCACTTTTCCAGCGCAATAAGGTAAGTGTTTTAATCAAAGCTATAACAGGTTTATGGGTTTCAGTATCGTTTTTTTAACATGATATTTGTTAAGAAATTGCTTGTCAATGTTTTTTTAACATATTTATTGTTTACAAATGACGGCTTGCTTGCTAATAACCCCATAGGAAGTTTTGTTATGGATATTTGCATCTCAGATCACGGACGTTGAAATAATGGCCACGTATAGCAAATCTCTAAGTGAAAGACTTTCAAAAAAAATTTCAGTCTCGGTATTGAGCTTGGTTATGCTAATTGGCATTTGTATTTTTTTTGGAACCTATTTTTTCTCACGACAAACATTCGATCAACAAGTTAAAACTTGGATAACCATTGTTCCCCAACATGTTTTGGTCAATCTCATAGATTCGGATAATTTTTCAATCGTCAGAGAAGTTGAGCTTATAGAATCTACAGGTCTATTTT
This genomic interval from Patescibacteria group bacterium contains the following:
- a CDS encoding M3 family metallopeptidase, which translates into the protein MGKKSRVFSVRSTLAMEELLLKQHELPKFSELLPEHLERRLDEILSLNRNDLKKALTERDVHTWETLMRPLEIMDTRLSEVWIPIQQMISVSPSKDLQDAYQRCLSKLSEYAVALGQNLDLYQAMESILNNKEENILNQTQIKVLENYLQVFYLSGVHLPDNQKTILIELQQKLLELENQFEQNVQNATANGYLMVAESFELEGLPAEFIQAAAHKANIQKEQGYLLGLEESSYLTVLQCAQSRQLRENLYKAYITRASEHDVKGNKFDNGAIIDQILLIRSQMAQILGFDNFAQRSLAMNMLKQPNEVEKFLLDLANKSIPAAKEEISRLEFFAKEQDGIMKIEPWDIEYYTEKLKKKLYSYNEELLKCYFPVDKVLTGLFNLSYQLFDICIEEIPNPDVWYPDVRLFRIYGKNKNLHGYFYLDLYSRPNKRDTSWIEQYRTRCRAEDGSWQIPVVLLMCNFHPAEGHKPPLLSHEDVRYLFHEFGHTLHHLLTDVEYSGVSGINGVPTDALEIPSLFMENWIWEERVIRQISSNYKTAEPLPAHIISNLNASKNFNAAIKLVQRIRLALIDIRLHSEYSQNIPGYINNVLNDAEEIFSFLPSCMDDRFLHSFSLIFSYGYAAKYYSYLWAEMIASDIFSKFKNHGLFSKEVGHSFMSLFLQSGGSCDPIEQFKKFHGRNPSEDALLHYRGIRR
- a CDS encoding ThiF family adenylyltransferase is translated as MWRLFTKNDKAEKSLMTHVYIPKFKPIVQYHRFNEQLYFKAAGKAKAIADPSGFIYSLCQLIDGKKSVELIKSTLKNQYPQEVNYLEEALRVFDENYLLEDAFLSMPAALTDYDAKRWSRNIELFGLYSKINENKYAHQLRLKTIKVALFGLGGLGSHILYDLVAIGVQNIRAVDYDKVELSNLNRQILYNETDLGTSKTEAAKKRIDQFLPSNNITFINKKITSEHDIGLIIKDCEIAICVADKPKKEMLGWLNAACVKHKVIFINGGVDVNRALYTTVSPGETGCIECWKSNVAQKDSLAHELLQLEPAEDSPDAPAVVNFVSLLTGLMLTEFLKIATKISRPQALGRLMSVDFDTVQIVEAESWEKNPECLVCGAH